One segment of Solanum lycopersicum chromosome 1, SLM_r2.1 DNA contains the following:
- the LOC101248706 gene encoding boron transporter 1 isoform X1, protein MEDNFVPFRGIKNDLKGRLMCFKQDWTSGLTAGFRILAPTTYIFFASAIPVISFGEQLERSTDGLITAVQTLASTALCGIMHSIIGGQPLLILGVAEPTVLMYTFMYNFAKDRPELGPKLFLAWTAWVCIWTAILLFLLAVLGACSIINRFTRIAGELFGLLIAMLFMQQAIKGLVYEFRVPERENPNLPEFQPSWRFANGMFALVLSFGLLLTALRSRKARSWRYGSGWLRGFTADYGVPLMVLIWTAVSYIPGKNVPTGIPRRLFSPNPWSPGAYENWTVIKDMLDVPVLHIIGAFIPATMVAVLYYFDHSVASQLAQQKEFNLRKPSSYHYDLLLLGFMVLICGLLGIPPANGVIPQSPMHTKSLATLKHQLLRNRLVAKARKCMTENGNLAEVYESMQEAYQQMQSPLIHQEPSSRGLKELKESTIELASRIGNRDEPVDETIFDVEKDIDDLLPVEVKEQRLSNLLQSAMVGGCVAAMPLLKMIPTSVLWGYFGFMAIESLPGNQFWERILLLFTAPSRRYKVIEECHAVFIETVPYKTIAFFTIFQSIYLLICFGITWVPIAGVLFPLMIMLLVPVRQYLLPRFFKGAHLQELDAAEYEEAPPLSSCSMARQENEGSFGGDDGEIMDGMMTRSRGEIRRMCSSKVTSCNATPTRDSVSIQSPRLSNKVYSPRVSEIKGESPSLGRGGSFGSRTGEARRSNLSKTHSFN, encoded by the exons ATGGAAGATAATTTTGTGCCATTTCGTGGAATTAAAAATGACCTCAAAGGGAGATTAATGTGCTTTAAACAAGATTGGACTAGTGGTCTTACCGCAGGCTTCAG GATTTTAGCTCCAACTACCTATATATTTTTTGCTTCAGCAATTCCAGTAATATCATTTGGTGAGCAGTTGGAAAGAAGTACTg ATGGATTGATAACTGCAGTTCAGACTCTTGCTTCAACTGCATTATGTGGGATTATGCACTCTATCATTGGAGGCCAACCTCTGTTGATTCTTGGAGTTGCAGAACCAACTGTGCTGATGTACACATTCATGTACAATTTCGCAAAAGATAGACCTGAACTCGGACCAAAGCTCTTTTTAGCTTGGACAGCATG GGTGTGTATTTGGACTGCAATTTTGCTTTTCCTTCTGGCTGTCCTGGGAGCTTGTTCCATTATCAATAGGTTTACACGTATTGCTGGGGAACTCTTTGGCCTTCTAATTGCAATGCTTTTCATGCAGCAAGCAATCAAA GGACTGGTATATGAATTTCGTGTACCAGAGAGAGAAAATCCAAATCTCCCTGAGTTCCAACCTTCATGGAGGTTTGCAAATGGCATGTTTGCATTGGTCTTGTCATTTGGTCTTCTACTCACAGCTCTAAGGAGTCGAAAGGCAAGATCTTGGCGATATGGCTCTG GCTGGCTTCGGGGTTTCACAGCAGATTACGGAGTGCCACTCATGGTTTTAATCTGGACAGCGGTCTCTTACATTCCTGGTAAAAATGTTCCAACCGGGATTCCAAGACGACTTTTCAGTCCAAATCCATGGTCACCTGGTGCCTATGAGAATTGGACAGTGATAAAG GATATGCTAGACGTCCCAGTACTTCACATAATTGGTGCTTTTATTCCAGCAACAATGGTAGCGGTCCTGTATTATTTTGATCACAGTGTGGCATCTCAACTTGCTCAGCAAAAAGAGTTTAACCTTAGAAAGCCATCTTCCTACCATTATGATCTGCTGTTACTGGGATTTATG GTTCTCATTTGTGGTCTTCTAGGAATTCCCCCGGCAAATGGAGTCATTCCACAATCTCCAATGCATACAAAGAGTTTGGCCACACTGAAGCATCAG TTGCTTCGTAATCGATTAGTTGCAAAAGCACGGAAATGTATGACTGAGAATGGGAATTTGGCTGAAGTGTATGAAAGTATGCAAGAAGCCTATCAACAGATGCAGAGTCCACTGATTCACCAAGAACCATCATCTCGG gggttaaaagagttaaaagaGTCTACCATTGAATTGGCTTCAAGAATAGGCAACAGGGATGAACCTGTtgatgagacaatctttgatGTTGAGAAGGACATAGATGACTTGTTGCCCGTTGAAGTGAAGGAGCAGAGGTTGAGCAACTTGCTTCAGTCCGCCATGGTGGGAGGATGTGTGGCCGCCATGCCTCTTCTCAAAATGATTCCGACATCAGTCCTTTGGGGATACTTTGGCTTTATGGCCATTGAAAGCTTACCAGGAAATCAGTTCTGGGAACGGATCCTATTACTATTCACAGCTCCTAGCCGAAGATACAA AGTAATTGAAGAGTGTCATGCTGTGTTCATTGAAACTGTACCTTACAAGACAATAGCGTTCTTCACCATTTTCCAGAGCATCTACTTACTGATCTGTTTTGGGATAACATGGGTTCCCATTGCTGGCGTTCTCTTCCCACTTATGATCATGCTTTTAGTTCCAGTCAGACAGTACCTACTACCTAGGTTCTTCAAAGGAGCACATCTTCAGGAATTAGATGCTGCTGAGTATGAAGAAGCACCACCGTTATCATCATGCAGCATGGCTAGA CAGGAAAATGAAGGTTCATTTGGAGGAGATGATGGGGAGATTATGGATGGCATGATGACAAGAAGTCGAGGTGAGATTCGACGTATGTGCAGTTCAAAGGTAACAAGCTGCAATGCGACACCAACCAGAGATTCTGTTAGCATCCAAAGCCCAAGGCTTTCTAACAAGGTATACAGTCCTCGTGTTAGTGAAATAAAAGGGGAAAGTCCTTCTCTTGGTCGAGGAGGATCCTTCGGTTCCAGAACTGGGGAAGCAAGACGATCAAATCTGTCAAAAACTCATAGTTTCAACTAA
- the LOC101248706 gene encoding boron transporter 1 isoform X2 — protein MEDNFVPFRGIKNDLKGRLMCFKQDWTSGLTAGFRILAPTTYIFFASAIPVISFGEQLERSTDGLITAVQTLASTALCGIMHSIIGGQPLLILGVAEPTVLMYTFMYNFAKDRPELGPKLFLAWTAWVCIWTAILLFLLAVLGACSIINRFTRIAGELFGLLIAMLFMQQAIKGLVYEFRVPERENPNLPEFQPSWRFANGMFALVLSFGLLLTALRSRKARSWRYGSGWLRGFTADYGVPLMVLIWTAVSYIPGKNVPTGIPRRLFSPNPWSPGAYENWTVIKDMLDVPVLHIIGAFIPATMVAVLYYFDHSVASQLAQQKEFNLRKPSSYHYDLLLLGFMVLICGLLGIPPANGVIPQSPMHTKSLATLKHQLLRNRLVAKARKCMTENGNLAEVYESMQEAYQQMQSPLIHQEPSSRGLKELKESTIELASRIGNRDEPVDETIFDVEKDIDDLLPVEVKEQRLSNLLQSAMVGGCVAAMPLLKMIPTSVLWGYFGFMAIESLPGNQFWERILLLFTAPSRRYKVIEECHAVFIETVPYKTIAFFTIFQSIYLLICFGITWVPIAGVLFPLMIMLLVPVRQYLLPRFFKGAHLQELDAAEYEEAPPLSSCSMARENEGSFGGDDGEIMDGMMTRSRGEIRRMCSSKVTSCNATPTRDSVSIQSPRLSNKVYSPRVSEIKGESPSLGRGGSFGSRTGEARRSNLSKTHSFN, from the exons ATGGAAGATAATTTTGTGCCATTTCGTGGAATTAAAAATGACCTCAAAGGGAGATTAATGTGCTTTAAACAAGATTGGACTAGTGGTCTTACCGCAGGCTTCAG GATTTTAGCTCCAACTACCTATATATTTTTTGCTTCAGCAATTCCAGTAATATCATTTGGTGAGCAGTTGGAAAGAAGTACTg ATGGATTGATAACTGCAGTTCAGACTCTTGCTTCAACTGCATTATGTGGGATTATGCACTCTATCATTGGAGGCCAACCTCTGTTGATTCTTGGAGTTGCAGAACCAACTGTGCTGATGTACACATTCATGTACAATTTCGCAAAAGATAGACCTGAACTCGGACCAAAGCTCTTTTTAGCTTGGACAGCATG GGTGTGTATTTGGACTGCAATTTTGCTTTTCCTTCTGGCTGTCCTGGGAGCTTGTTCCATTATCAATAGGTTTACACGTATTGCTGGGGAACTCTTTGGCCTTCTAATTGCAATGCTTTTCATGCAGCAAGCAATCAAA GGACTGGTATATGAATTTCGTGTACCAGAGAGAGAAAATCCAAATCTCCCTGAGTTCCAACCTTCATGGAGGTTTGCAAATGGCATGTTTGCATTGGTCTTGTCATTTGGTCTTCTACTCACAGCTCTAAGGAGTCGAAAGGCAAGATCTTGGCGATATGGCTCTG GCTGGCTTCGGGGTTTCACAGCAGATTACGGAGTGCCACTCATGGTTTTAATCTGGACAGCGGTCTCTTACATTCCTGGTAAAAATGTTCCAACCGGGATTCCAAGACGACTTTTCAGTCCAAATCCATGGTCACCTGGTGCCTATGAGAATTGGACAGTGATAAAG GATATGCTAGACGTCCCAGTACTTCACATAATTGGTGCTTTTATTCCAGCAACAATGGTAGCGGTCCTGTATTATTTTGATCACAGTGTGGCATCTCAACTTGCTCAGCAAAAAGAGTTTAACCTTAGAAAGCCATCTTCCTACCATTATGATCTGCTGTTACTGGGATTTATG GTTCTCATTTGTGGTCTTCTAGGAATTCCCCCGGCAAATGGAGTCATTCCACAATCTCCAATGCATACAAAGAGTTTGGCCACACTGAAGCATCAG TTGCTTCGTAATCGATTAGTTGCAAAAGCACGGAAATGTATGACTGAGAATGGGAATTTGGCTGAAGTGTATGAAAGTATGCAAGAAGCCTATCAACAGATGCAGAGTCCACTGATTCACCAAGAACCATCATCTCGG gggttaaaagagttaaaagaGTCTACCATTGAATTGGCTTCAAGAATAGGCAACAGGGATGAACCTGTtgatgagacaatctttgatGTTGAGAAGGACATAGATGACTTGTTGCCCGTTGAAGTGAAGGAGCAGAGGTTGAGCAACTTGCTTCAGTCCGCCATGGTGGGAGGATGTGTGGCCGCCATGCCTCTTCTCAAAATGATTCCGACATCAGTCCTTTGGGGATACTTTGGCTTTATGGCCATTGAAAGCTTACCAGGAAATCAGTTCTGGGAACGGATCCTATTACTATTCACAGCTCCTAGCCGAAGATACAA AGTAATTGAAGAGTGTCATGCTGTGTTCATTGAAACTGTACCTTACAAGACAATAGCGTTCTTCACCATTTTCCAGAGCATCTACTTACTGATCTGTTTTGGGATAACATGGGTTCCCATTGCTGGCGTTCTCTTCCCACTTATGATCATGCTTTTAGTTCCAGTCAGACAGTACCTACTACCTAGGTTCTTCAAAGGAGCACATCTTCAGGAATTAGATGCTGCTGAGTATGAAGAAGCACCACCGTTATCATCATGCAGCATGGCTAGA GAAAATGAAGGTTCATTTGGAGGAGATGATGGGGAGATTATGGATGGCATGATGACAAGAAGTCGAGGTGAGATTCGACGTATGTGCAGTTCAAAGGTAACAAGCTGCAATGCGACACCAACCAGAGATTCTGTTAGCATCCAAAGCCCAAGGCTTTCTAACAAGGTATACAGTCCTCGTGTTAGTGAAATAAAAGGGGAAAGTCCTTCTCTTGGTCGAGGAGGATCCTTCGGTTCCAGAACTGGGGAAGCAAGACGATCAAATCTGTCAAAAACTCATAGTTTCAACTAA